In a genomic window of Malaclemys terrapin pileata isolate rMalTer1 chromosome 17, rMalTer1.hap1, whole genome shotgun sequence:
- the LOC128825295 gene encoding uncharacterized protein LOC128825295 has protein sequence MLADGKDEEGDEEGEAVGSAHNTDFPDSQDLFITLTEIPYEASPAVTPDTESGEGSATTSATVSQRSLASHSQRLAQIRHRKKRTREDMFSELMACSQAQAAQQTQWRENLTQMHQANMDREERWRQEDQQATQTLLGLLREQTDTLRRLVDVLQERRQEDRAPLQSISNRPPPPPSPIPTSPKVQRRRGCRVRANSHSTPAESSSSRRLSFPKT, from the exons atgttagcggacgggaaagatgaggaaggagatgaggagggcgaggcagtcggcagcgctcacaacactgatttccccgacagccaggatctcttcatcacccttacagagatcccctacgaagcgtccccagccgttaccccggacacagaatctggggaaggatcagcca ccacatctgcgactgtctcacaacgtagcctggcatcacactcccagaggctagcgcagattaggcataggaagaagaggacacgggaggacatgttctctgaacttatggcctgttcccaagcccaggcagcacagcagacccagtggcgggagaacttgacccaaatgcaccaagcaaacatggatcgggaggagaggtggcggcaggaagaccagcaggcgactcaaacgctgcttggactactgagggagcaaacagacacgctccggcgccttgtggatgttctgcaggaacggaggcaggaggacagagccccactgcagtccatctctaaccgccctcccccgccaccaagtcccatacccacctcacccaaagtgcaaagaaggagaggctgcagagtccgtgctaactctcactccacccctgcagagagctctagtagcagaaggctctcattccccaaaacttga